DNA from Cryomorphaceae bacterium:
GCTGGAACGTCGTTTTCAAAAGGTTTTGGTTGAACCTACCTCCGTGGATGAAACCATTCAGATTCTGCACAATATCAAGGAGAAGTACGAAGAGCATCACAGTGTAACCTACAGCGAACAGGCCATCAGCGCCTGTGTTACGCTGACCAACCGGTACATCAGCGATCGTCACCTGCCCGACAAAGCCATTGATGCGTTGGACGAAGTGGGCTCTCGTGTGCACATCACCAACATCAATGTGCCCAAGGAAATCATTGAGGCTGAAAAGCGCATCGAAGAAATCAAAGAGGAAAAAACCCGCGTGGTGCGCAGCCAGAAATACGAAGAAGCTGCCAAACTGCGCGATACCGAGCGCCAGTTGCTCGAAGACCTGGAAACAGCCAAACGCAAGTGGGAAGAAGAAAGCAAGGAGCACCGCGTAGAAGTTACCGTTGACCACGTGGAAGAAGTGGTAGCCATGATGACCGGCATCCCGGTGCAGCGCATCGCCGAAAAAGAAAGCGGAAAACTGCTCCGCATGGGCGACGACCTGAAAGGAAAGGTCATCGGTCAGGACGACGCAGTGAAAAAAGTGGTGAAAGCCATTCAGCGAAATCGCGCCGGACTCAAAGACCCCAACAAGCCCATCGGCTCGTTTATCTTCCTCGGCCCCACAGGTGTGGGTAAAACCCAGTTGGCGAAGGAACTTTCTAAACTTATGTTCAACACCGAAGATTCATTGATTCGGATTGACATGAGCGAGTACATGGAAAAATTTGCGGTTTCCCGTTTGATTGGTGCACCTCCCGGGTACATCGGCTACGAAGAAGGCGGGCAGCTTACCGAAAAAGTTCGGCGCCACCCCTACTCCATTATTCTGCTCGATGAGATTGAGAAAGCGCACCCCGACGTGTTCAACCTGCTACTGCAGGCACTGGATGACGGCCAGCTAACAGACAGCCTCGGCCGGAAAATTGACTTCCGCAACACCATCATGATCATGACCTCCAATATCGGAGCGCGCCAGTTGAGCGATTTCGGAACCGGGGTTGGATTTGGCACCAAGGCCCGCAAGGAGCAGGAAATGGAAGTGCAGAAAGGCGTGATTGAAAACGCGCTCAAGAAAACTTTCGCACCCGAATTTCTGAATCGGGTGGATGATATCATTCTCTTTAACTCGCTGAATCGTGAGCACATTCACCAGATTATTGATATCGAGCTGAACAAACTATACAAGCGCGTAGATGACCTCGGTTACCAGATTGAACTGACCGACAAAGCCAAAGATTACATCGGTGACAAAGGATTTGACGAGAAATTTGGTGCCCGTCCGCTGCGTCGTGCCATTCAGAAATACCTGGAAGATCCGCTGGCCGAAGAAATCATCAACGCCAATGTGGAAGAAGGCGACACCATCAAGGTGGACTACGACGACAAAGCCGATGAAATCACCGTAAAGGTGCAGAAAGCCAAAAAGAAGAAGAAAAAAGAAAGCGACGAAGAGGCTGAATAAGCTACCCTCACCTTCCTGTCTTTGACGGATTGTACAAAACTGATTCTACACAGGGTCGTTTCTTTTTTCAGAAGTCTATTCAGTAATCCCTGTTTTCTTCAGGTGTTGCTCCAAAAACCGGTCTTGCTCCCAAAGCAGGTGCATGATGTTGGGTTTGGCCACATAGCCGTGACTCTCTTTCGGTAAAATGACCATGCGCACAGGAGCCCCAAGATTCTTGAGTGCCTGAAAATACCGCTCGGTTTGTAGCGTGAAGGTTCCGGGGTTATTGTCGGCCTCCCCGTGGGTAAGCAACATGGGGATTTTCATTTTGTGGGCATTCATAAAGGGCGACATGGTGTGGTAAATTTCCGGGGCATCCCAGTAATTGCGCTGCTCGCTTTGAAAGCCAAAAGGGGTAAGCGTTCGGTTGTAGGCACCGCTTCGCGCAATGCCACATGCAAACAGATTGGAATGCGTAAGCAGGTTGGCCGTCATAAAGGCACCGTAGCTATGTCCGCCCACTCCTACTCTGCTCGGGTCAATAAATCCCATGTCATCCACCGCGTTGATGGCCGCCTCGGCATTCCATACCAGTTGCTCGATGAAAGTGTCATTGGGTTCGGTTTCTCCTTCGCCAACAATCGGAAAGGCAGCATTGTCGAGCACGGCATAGCCTCTTGTGACCCAATACACAAATGAGCCGTAATAGGGATAGGTGAACGTATTGGGGTTTTGTGTGGATTGACCGGCGGTGCTTTTGTCTTTGTATTCACGCGGATATG
Protein-coding regions in this window:
- a CDS encoding ATP-dependent Clp protease ATP-binding subunit, whose translation is MEAKFSPRVKDVISYSREEALRLGHTYIGVEHLVLGIIREGEGTAVRLLKSLNVDLQKLREMIEQSVKTNGVRTRTAGNIPLVKQAEKALKITYLEAKVFKSHMIGTQHLLLSVLKDEENVATRALLKFNVNYDTVKDELRGIQSDEPQNYHDSQFETPRADMPGSASDDDDDAASSFNAPRKGGESKSKTPVLDNFGRDLTKMAEDNKLDPIVGREKEIERVSQILSRRKKNNPVLIGEPGVGKSAIAEGLALRIVQKKVSRVLFGKRIVALDVAALVAGTKYRGQFEERMKAVMNELERSPDVILFIDEIHTIVGAGGASGSLDASNMFKPALARGEIQCIGATTLDEYRQYIEKDGALERRFQKVLVEPTSVDETIQILHNIKEKYEEHHSVTYSEQAISACVTLTNRYISDRHLPDKAIDALDEVGSRVHITNINVPKEIIEAEKRIEEIKEEKTRVVRSQKYEEAAKLRDTERQLLEDLETAKRKWEEESKEHRVEVTVDHVEEVVAMMTGIPVQRIAEKESGKLLRMGDDLKGKVIGQDDAVKKVVKAIQRNRAGLKDPNKPIGSFIFLGPTGVGKTQLAKELSKLMFNTEDSLIRIDMSEYMEKFAVSRLIGAPPGYIGYEEGGQLTEKVRRHPYSIILLDEIEKAHPDVFNLLLQALDDGQLTDSLGRKIDFRNTIMIMTSNIGARQLSDFGTGVGFGTKARKEQEMEVQKGVIENALKKTFAPEFLNRVDDIILFNSLNREHIHQIIDIELNKLYKRVDDLGYQIELTDKAKDYIGDKGFDEKFGARPLRRAIQKYLEDPLAEEIINANVEEGDTIKVDYDDKADEITVKVQKAKKKKKKESDEEAE